A genomic segment from Thiomicrorhabdus aquaedulcis encodes:
- the sufB gene encoding Fe-S cluster assembly protein SufB: MLQTAQHTPLPSETAQYQEIDDLLSRNKHYKEGFVTTTKVDTFDKGLTEEVVRAISAKKNEPQWMLDFRLKAFAHWLTLEEPHWAKAKYTPLDYQDYSYYSAPACGNCAGHCDADGIQQGIDPEVAKAFADLGVPIMGENANVAVDAIFDSISVSTNKREDLAELGIIFCSFTEAVQDYPELVQKYMGTVVPYHDNYFATLNSAVASDGTFVYIPPNVRCPIDLSTYFRINEAKTGQFERTILVADKGSYVSYLEGCSAPVRDTYQLHAAVVEVIVMDDAEVKYSTVQNWYPGDDECTGGILNFVTKRGICEGKNAKLSWTQAETGSAITWKYPSCILKGDNSIGEFYSVALTNRRQQADTGTKMIHIGKNTRSTIISKGLSAGRSDNTYRGMVKILPSAEGARNYTQCDSMLIGDQCGAHTFPYIEVENASAQVEHEATTSRIGEDQLFYCKQRGISEQDAISMIVNGFCKEVFSELPLEFAQEAEELLAISLEGSVG, from the coding sequence ATGTTGCAAACAGCCCAGCACACGCCACTGCCATCCGAGACCGCGCAATATCAAGAAATTGATGACTTGCTCAGTCGTAATAAACATTACAAAGAAGGCTTTGTCACCACCACCAAGGTAGACACCTTTGACAAAGGGCTTACCGAAGAGGTAGTGCGCGCTATTTCGGCCAAAAAGAACGAGCCGCAATGGATGCTGGATTTTAGGCTTAAAGCCTTTGCGCATTGGTTAACGCTTGAAGAACCGCATTGGGCCAAAGCCAAGTACACGCCGTTAGACTATCAAGATTACAGTTACTATTCGGCTCCCGCCTGCGGCAACTGCGCCGGCCATTGCGATGCTGACGGTATCCAGCAAGGCATTGACCCCGAAGTGGCCAAAGCGTTTGCCGATTTGGGCGTGCCGATTATGGGCGAAAACGCCAATGTGGCCGTAGACGCTATTTTTGATTCTATTTCGGTCTCCACCAACAAACGCGAAGACTTGGCTGAATTGGGTATTATTTTTTGCTCGTTTACCGAAGCGGTACAAGACTATCCCGAACTGGTGCAAAAATACATGGGCACGGTGGTGCCTTATCACGATAATTATTTTGCCACGCTTAACTCGGCGGTGGCCTCGGACGGTACTTTTGTGTACATTCCGCCCAATGTACGTTGCCCGATTGATTTATCGACCTATTTTAGAATAAACGAAGCCAAAACCGGTCAGTTTGAGCGCACCATTTTGGTGGCCGACAAAGGCAGTTACGTCAGTTATTTAGAAGGCTGTTCGGCACCTGTGCGCGACACCTATCAATTGCACGCCGCTGTGGTCGAAGTTATTGTGATGGACGACGCCGAAGTTAAGTATTCCACCGTGCAAAACTGGTATCCGGGCGACGACGAATGCACCGGCGGCATTTTAAACTTTGTGACCAAGCGCGGTATTTGCGAAGGTAAAAACGCCAAGTTATCATGGACGCAAGCGGAAACTGGCTCGGCCATTACCTGGAAATACCCCAGTTGCATTTTAAAAGGCGATAATTCCATTGGAGAGTTTTATTCGGTGGCACTGACCAATCGCCGTCAGCAAGCCGATACGGGCACTAAGATGATTCACATTGGTAAAAATACGCGCAGCACCATTATTTCAAAAGGCCTGTCGGCGGGGCGCAGTGACAACACTTATCGCGGTATGGTAAAAATATTGCCCAGTGCCGAAGGTGCGCGCAACTACACGCAGTGCGATTCGATGTTAATTGGCGACCAATGTGGGGCGCATACGTTTCCGTACATTGAAGTTGAAAACGCTTCCGCGCAGGTCGAGCACGAAGCCACGACTTCGCGCATTGGCGAGGATCAGTTGTTTTATTGCAAACAGCGCGGCATCAGCGAGCAAGACGCCATTTCGATGATTGTGAATGGCTTTTGCAAAGAGGTGTTTAGCGAGTTGCCGTTGGAATTTGCCCAAGAAGCCGAAGAGTTGTTGGCCATTAGCCTAGAAGGTTCCGTAGGTTAA
- the sufC gene encoding Fe-S cluster assembly ATPase SufC, with translation MLLNVENLQAQIDDKLILKGLNLQVNPGEVHAIMGPNGAGKSTLANVLAGRDDYEVVGGKVVFNGEDLLDMAPEDRARKGVFLAFQYPVEIPGVSNKLFMQTALNAVRAEQGLPALDMFDFDEYAQAKIDLLDMKADLLERSVNVGFSGGEKKRNDIFQMALLEPKLCILDETDSGLDIDALRVVANGVNALRSPERSFIVVTHYQRLLDYIKPDFVHVLVNGKIVKSGGFELVHALEEHGYDELISQHGA, from the coding sequence ATGCTATTAAACGTAGAAAATCTTCAAGCACAAATTGACGACAAACTCATTCTTAAAGGTTTAAATCTTCAGGTAAACCCCGGAGAAGTTCACGCCATTATGGGGCCAAACGGCGCGGGCAAAAGCACCTTGGCCAATGTATTGGCGGGTCGTGACGACTATGAAGTTGTGGGCGGCAAGGTCGTGTTTAACGGCGAAGACCTGTTGGACATGGCGCCCGAAGACCGTGCGCGCAAAGGCGTGTTTTTGGCGTTTCAATATCCGGTCGAAATTCCGGGTGTTAGCAATAAACTGTTTATGCAAACCGCTTTAAACGCCGTGCGTGCCGAACAAGGCTTGCCCGCACTGGACATGTTTGACTTTGACGAATACGCGCAGGCTAAAATTGACCTACTGGACATGAAGGCCGATTTGCTGGAACGCTCGGTGAATGTCGGTTTTTCGGGTGGCGAAAAGAAGCGTAACGACATTTTTCAGATGGCGTTGCTTGAGCCCAAATTGTGCATTTTAGATGAAACCGATTCGGGTCTAGACATTGACGCATTGCGCGTGGTCGCCAATGGCGTAAACGCCTTAAGGTCGCCCGAGCGTAGTTTTATTGTGGTCACGCATTATCAACGTTTGTTGGACTACATTAAGCCCGATTTTGTGCATGTTTTGGTCAATGGAAAAATTGTCAAATCCGGTGGTTTTGAGTTGGTGCATGCCCTAGAAGAGCATGGTTACGACGAATTAATTTCGCAACACGGAGCGTAG
- the sufD gene encoding Fe-S cluster assembly protein SufD, translated as MSPVARQAVAHYVGLSQTLNQQQDSSSVQTARAHAQGILANAGFPTQRDEAWQYTKLTEFVKTHFTMAGASHITEQDVQKFMPPYPVTKLVFVDGWFSERFSDDLVDLPRGVTIETMRDAESISGGAAALFNHQRAFDVEPFAVLNTALLADGYYLQVARHTCLEQPIFVLYLQTRHDQIANVRNRVIIEENAQITLVEHYASLNTDALATVSGCTNVVNELTLGESAQCHQVIVQTQNHSSYYFNNQFIYQAAKSQFFGFYAGLGSVTSRHQNHLWMNGERVESSQNSACIGRAGQTVDSRTDTQHNQTWGTSRQLHKFVLDDTAIGVFDGMIKVDRLAQKTDGQMDNKNLLLSNAAKMDSKPKLEIYADDVKCSHGSATGQINPEQIFYLQARGIARAQAVHMITQAFLMEPAEAIVHAGVRHWVMDWLTKTLNDSNA; from the coding sequence ATGTCCCCGGTCGCTCGGCAAGCAGTAGCGCATTATGTCGGGTTGTCGCAAACTTTAAATCAACAGCAGGACAGCTCCAGCGTGCAAACGGCGCGCGCGCATGCGCAAGGCATCTTGGCAAACGCAGGCTTTCCCACGCAACGCGATGAGGCTTGGCAGTACACTAAACTCACTGAATTTGTAAAAACCCATTTTACAATGGCCGGCGCCAGTCACATTACCGAACAAGATGTGCAAAAATTTATGCCGCCTTACCCAGTGACCAAATTGGTGTTTGTTGACGGATGGTTTAGCGAACGCTTTTCGGATGATTTGGTTGATTTGCCGCGTGGCGTTACCATTGAAACCATGCGCGACGCCGAAAGCATCTCGGGCGGCGCGGCAGCGTTGTTTAACCACCAAAGGGCGTTTGACGTTGAACCTTTTGCGGTGTTAAACACCGCGTTGTTGGCCGATGGCTATTACTTGCAAGTGGCGCGCCATACCTGTTTAGAGCAACCTATTTTTGTGTTGTACTTGCAGACTCGGCACGACCAAATAGCCAATGTTCGCAATCGCGTTATTATTGAAGAAAACGCGCAAATAACCCTGGTTGAACACTATGCGTCACTCAATACCGACGCTTTAGCCACGGTTAGCGGTTGCACCAATGTGGTGAATGAATTAACCCTGGGCGAGTCGGCGCAATGTCATCAGGTGATTGTGCAAACCCAAAATCACAGCAGCTACTATTTTAATAATCAGTTTATTTATCAAGCCGCCAAAAGCCAGTTTTTTGGTTTTTACGCAGGCCTGGGCAGTGTGACTTCGCGCCACCAAAACCATTTGTGGATGAACGGCGAGCGCGTAGAAAGTTCGCAAAACAGTGCGTGCATTGGGCGGGCAGGGCAAACGGTGGACAGTCGCACCGACACTCAACACAACCAAACGTGGGGCACCAGCCGTCAACTGCATAAATTTGTGTTGGACGACACCGCGATTGGGGTATTTGATGGCATGATTAAAGTCGATCGATTGGCGCAAAAAACCGACGGTCAAATGGACAATAAAAATTTGTTGCTGTCCAATGCCGCCAAAATGGATTCTAAGCCAAAACTTGAAATTTATGCCGACGACGTCAAATGTTCGCACGGCTCGGCCACGGGGCAAATTAACCCAGAGCAAATTTTTTATTTGCAGGCGCGCGGTATTGCACGTGCTCAAGCGGTTCATATGATTACCCAAGCATTTTTGATGGAGCCAGCCGAGGCCATTGTGCACGCTGGCGTACGTCATTGGGTTATGGATTGGTTAACCAAAACGCTTAACGATTCTAACGCTTAA
- a CDS encoding aminotransferase class V-fold PLP-dependent enzyme, which yields MQTSLKNSPDFSQIRAQFPILQQTENGQPLVYLDNGATAQKPLSVIEAMDTYYRTQNANVHRGVYGLSERATELYEGARETVRQFLNAQSTKEIIFVRGTTEAINLVAFSWARANLTRDDEIIVTEMEHHSNIVPWQLLRDQLGIKLSVLRMNHLGEICLEALKGMVSAKTKLLAVTQMSNALGTINPVKEMVRIAHSVGAKVLVDGAQATPHMAVDVHDLDCDFYALSGHKMYGPTGIGVLYAKQALLEAMPPYQAGGDMIYSVTFEKTEYNVLPYKFEAGTPHIAGAIGLAAAIRFIESIGLEHIAAHEADLLAYATAELKKIDGLRIIGEAKHKGGVVSFVIEGVHPHDMATLMDQEGIALRASHHCAMPVMQHFNVPATIRASFGVYNNHADIDRLVAAILEAKSMLL from the coding sequence ATGCAAACATCGCTTAAAAACAGTCCCGATTTTAGCCAGATTCGCGCGCAGTTTCCCATTTTGCAACAAACCGAAAATGGCCAGCCATTGGTGTACTTGGATAACGGCGCGACCGCGCAAAAACCGTTGTCGGTGATTGAGGCGATGGACACTTATTACCGCACACAAAACGCCAATGTACATCGTGGCGTGTACGGTTTAAGTGAGCGTGCCACCGAGTTGTACGAAGGCGCACGCGAAACCGTGCGCCAGTTTTTAAACGCGCAATCGACCAAAGAAATTATTTTTGTGCGCGGCACTACCGAGGCCATTAATTTGGTGGCCTTTAGTTGGGCGCGCGCCAACTTAACGCGTGATGATGAAATTATTGTAACCGAAATGGAGCATCACTCTAATATTGTGCCGTGGCAGTTGTTGCGTGATCAGCTGGGCATTAAATTGTCGGTGTTGCGCATGAATCATTTGGGCGAAATTTGCCTAGAGGCCTTAAAAGGCATGGTGAGTGCTAAGACAAAGTTGCTGGCGGTCACCCAAATGTCGAACGCTTTGGGAACTATTAATCCTGTCAAAGAGATGGTACGCATTGCCCATTCGGTCGGCGCCAAAGTCTTAGTCGATGGCGCGCAAGCCACGCCACACATGGCGGTGGATGTACACGATTTGGATTGTGATTTTTATGCGCTGTCTGGGCATAAAATGTACGGCCCGACGGGCATTGGTGTGTTGTACGCCAAACAAGCGTTGTTAGAAGCCATGCCACCTTATCAGGCTGGGGGCGACATGATTTATTCGGTGACCTTTGAAAAAACCGAATACAACGTGTTGCCTTATAAATTTGAAGCCGGAACGCCGCACATTGCCGGTGCAATTGGCCTGGCGGCCGCCATTCGTTTTATTGAATCGATTGGTTTAGAGCACATTGCGGCGCACGAAGCCGATTTATTGGCTTACGCCACCGCCGAGCTTAAAAAAATTGACGGTCTGCGCATTATTGGCGAGGCCAAGCACAAAGGTGGCGTGGTGTCGTTTGTAATCGAAGGGGTGCACCCACACGACATGGCGACCTTAATGGATCAAGAAGGCATTGCGTTGCGCGCCAGTCACCATTGCGCTATGCCGGTTATGCAACATTTTAACGTGCCGGCCACCATTCGTGCCTCGTTTGGGGTGTACAACAATCACGCCGACATTGATCGTTTGGTGGCGGCTATTTTAGAAGCCAAATCGATGTTGCTTTAA
- the murC gene encoding UDP-N-acetylmuramate--L-alanine ligase, with the protein MKEQVKQIHFVGIGGVGMAGIAEVCLNLGYVVSGSDLKHNPTVARLESLGALIQLGHDALHVLNTDVVVVSTAIGAGNPEVNWAREARVPVIPRAEMLAELMRMRFGIAIAGTHGKTTTTSLTAAVLTQGGVDPTFVIGGKLNQVGANARLGSGRYLVAEADESDASFLHLSPMMSVVTNIDEDHMETYHGDYLNLENTFIEFIHRLPFYGLAIVCVDDPNIQAILPKLSRRVETYGFSEQADVRAINVQAHGLQMRFQVLVGREKSFDVVLNTPGRHNVLNALAAISIGLKLDIAVADIVQALHEFGGVGRRFEVYAQRFIGGHTVTLVDDYGHHPTELTATIATAKEAFVKKRVVLVFQPHRYTRTRDLFDEFVNALLAPDLVILMDVYSAGETSLPMFDSKALLQAMRVRGKQAIYAESVEQLNEIASDVLQDDDVLLVMGAGDIGLVSKQWMALDAAHKL; encoded by the coding sequence ATGAAAGAACAGGTCAAGCAGATTCATTTTGTAGGAATTGGCGGGGTCGGCATGGCCGGCATTGCCGAAGTGTGTTTAAACCTTGGGTATGTGGTGAGTGGTTCGGACTTAAAACACAACCCAACCGTGGCGCGATTAGAGTCCTTGGGGGCGTTGATTCAGCTGGGGCACGATGCACTGCATGTGCTTAATACCGATGTGGTAGTGGTGTCTACCGCCATTGGCGCGGGCAATCCCGAGGTAAATTGGGCGCGTGAAGCACGCGTGCCGGTGATTCCGCGTGCCGAAATGCTGGCCGAGTTAATGCGCATGCGTTTTGGCATTGCCATTGCGGGCACGCACGGCAAAACCACCACCACCAGTTTAACGGCGGCGGTTTTAACTCAAGGCGGGGTCGATCCTACGTTTGTGATTGGTGGCAAGCTTAATCAAGTGGGCGCCAATGCGCGGTTGGGTTCGGGTCGCTATTTAGTGGCCGAAGCCGATGAATCCGACGCCTCTTTTTTACACCTGTCGCCTATGATGTCGGTAGTCACCAATATTGACGAAGACCACATGGAAACCTACCATGGTGACTATTTAAATCTTGAAAACACCTTTATTGAGTTTATTCATCGTCTGCCTTTTTACGGCTTGGCGATTGTCTGTGTGGACGACCCTAATATTCAAGCCATTTTGCCTAAATTGTCGCGACGGGTCGAAACCTATGGGTTTTCAGAGCAAGCCGACGTGCGCGCCATTAATGTGCAGGCGCACGGTTTGCAAATGCGTTTTCAGGTGTTGGTGGGGCGTGAAAAAAGTTTTGATGTGGTGTTAAACACGCCAGGTCGCCACAATGTGCTGAACGCGTTAGCGGCCATTTCGATTGGCTTAAAACTCGACATTGCCGTGGCCGACATTGTGCAGGCTTTGCATGAGTTTGGCGGGGTAGGGCGGCGGTTTGAAGTGTATGCGCAGCGTTTTATTGGGGGTCATACGGTCACGTTAGTGGACGATTACGGTCACCATCCAACCGAGCTCACCGCCACCATCGCCACGGCCAAAGAGGCGTTTGTCAAAAAACGAGTGGTGTTGGTGTTTCAGCCGCATCGCTACACGCGCACCCGTGATTTATTTGACGAGTTTGTTAACGCACTGTTGGCACCCGATTTGGTGATTTTAATGGACGTGTATTCAGCGGGCGAAACCAGTTTGCCAATGTTTGATTCCAAAGCCCTCTTGCAAGCCATGCGGGTGCGGGGCAAGCAAGCTATTTACGCCGAAAGCGTTGAGCAATTAAATGAAATTGCCAGCGATGTGTTGCAAGACGACGACGTGCTGTTGGTTATGGGCGCGGGCGACATTGGCTTAGTGTCAAAGCAGTGGATGGCGCTGGACGCCGCCCACAAACTCTAA
- a CDS encoding D-alanine--D-alanine ligase produces the protein MNFGKVAVLMGGTAAERDVSLRSGVAVTAALIAAGIDATAVDVTSLNDLQAVAQHYDRAFIALHGRWGEDGVVQAILTDLGVPFTGSGMAASALAMDKLRTKWIWLGAGLPTPEFVWVSATRPLNLATFAIPFPVIVKPCHEGSSIGMRKVNNVTDLAEAVAFAQQFDSEVLIERWITGKEYTAGVLGKEALPLIRLQTTHDFYDFDAKYKSNDTQYICPCGLEPAIEANIKAMVLQAFDVLGAKGWGRVDLMIDENNQAWLIELNSVPGMTDHSLVPMAAKASGRTFETLVREILHSSCLQ, from the coding sequence ATGAATTTTGGAAAAGTAGCCGTATTAATGGGTGGCACCGCCGCCGAACGTGATGTGTCATTACGCAGTGGAGTGGCCGTTACGGCCGCATTAATCGCCGCAGGTATTGATGCTACCGCTGTGGATGTCACCTCGCTAAACGACTTGCAAGCGGTGGCACAGCATTACGATCGCGCCTTTATTGCCCTGCATGGCCGTTGGGGTGAAGACGGTGTGGTGCAAGCCATTTTGACCGATTTAGGCGTGCCGTTTACCGGCAGTGGCATGGCGGCATCGGCCTTGGCGATGGACAAATTACGCACCAAGTGGATTTGGTTGGGTGCGGGGTTGCCTACACCAGAATTTGTCTGGGTCTCGGCCACGCGACCGCTTAATCTTGCGACCTTTGCCATCCCGTTTCCGGTGATTGTTAAGCCGTGCCATGAAGGTTCGAGTATCGGCATGCGCAAAGTCAATAATGTGACCGATTTGGCCGAAGCGGTCGCGTTTGCCCAGCAGTTTGACAGCGAAGTATTGATTGAACGCTGGATTACTGGCAAAGAGTACACCGCCGGTGTCTTGGGTAAAGAGGCTTTACCGCTAATTCGTTTACAAACCACCCACGATTTTTACGATTTTGACGCCAAATATAAATCCAACGACACTCAATACATTTGCCCATGTGGGTTAGAGCCTGCCATTGAAGCCAATATTAAGGCGATGGTGTTGCAAGCGTTTGATGTGTTGGGTGCTAAAGGTTGGGGGCGGGTCGATTTGATGATAGATGAAAACAACCAGGCCTGGTTAATTGAACTAAATTCGGTGCCCGGCATGACCGATCACAGTTTGGTGCCCATGGCCGCTAAAGCCTCGGGTCGAACCTTTGAAACCTTGGTGCGTGAAATTTTACATTCATCGTGTTTGCAATAA
- a CDS encoding cell division protein FtsQ/DivIB, which translates to MKKSIRIVRALLIVLVLSAIGWLVAQNSSLLFKPVKTYQISTPLVNVKEHDIDAVMQPYLGLSFWGLNLDLIQAELTRLDWVAHATVKRSWPDRVYVLIEEQKPVARWGAAGLVNDSGTVFYPRDMSLFADFVLLDGPLDKSVEMLLYLVKYQSILNTLGFTVAALKRQVDGVWRVQLLNGPELVLDANQSEASIQRFIRAYPKLSPELRKSASVYDLRYSNGFIVGNGQ; encoded by the coding sequence ATGAAAAAAAGTATACGAATCGTTAGGGCATTGCTGATTGTGCTGGTGTTAAGCGCCATTGGCTGGCTGGTGGCGCAAAACAGTTCGTTGCTGTTTAAACCCGTTAAAACCTATCAAATTAGCACGCCACTCGTTAATGTAAAAGAACACGATATTGATGCGGTGATGCAGCCTTATTTAGGATTGTCTTTTTGGGGGCTTAATTTGGACTTGATTCAGGCCGAATTAACGCGCCTAGATTGGGTCGCGCACGCGACTGTTAAGCGCAGTTGGCCTGATAGAGTGTATGTATTAATTGAAGAGCAAAAGCCAGTCGCACGTTGGGGAGCCGCCGGTTTGGTAAATGATTCGGGCACGGTGTTTTATCCAAGAGACATGAGTTTGTTTGCTGATTTTGTGTTGCTGGATGGGCCGCTGGATAAGTCAGTCGAAATGCTGTTGTACCTAGTAAAATATCAATCTATCTTAAACACACTAGGGTTTACGGTTGCTGCATTAAAGCGCCAAGTGGACGGAGTTTGGCGTGTGCAATTATTAAATGGCCCCGAGCTGGTACTGGACGCCAACCAAAGCGAAGCGAGTATTCAGCGTTTTATTAGAGCCTATCCTAAGCTGTCGCCCGAACTTAGAAAGTCAGCAAGTGTTTATGATTTACGTTATAGTAACGGGTTTATTGTCGGTAACGGGCAGTAA